The following are encoded together in the Bacteroidales bacterium MB20-C3-3 genome:
- the fabG gene encoding 3-oxoacyl-ACP reductase FabG, which yields MKYALVTGGARGIGRAISLKLAEMGYFVLVNFRSNSDAALDTLKEIRERGGDAELMKFDVSDRLETERALSEWKSRNNDATVEVLVNNAGIRKDNLLIWMEAGDWSEVIDTNLNGFYNVTRPLVKDMMVKRYGRIINVVSLSGIKGLPGQTNYSAAKGGVIAATKALAQEVAKRGITVNGVAPGFIKSDMTADLDEGALKKQIPAERFGKPEEVASLVGFLVSKDASYITGEIISINGGLYT from the coding sequence ATGAAATATGCTCTTGTTACCGGAGGCGCCAGGGGGATAGGTAGGGCCATCTCTTTAAAACTTGCAGAGATGGGCTATTTTGTTCTTGTTAACTTCCGCTCTAATAGTGATGCAGCGTTGGATACATTAAAGGAGATAAGAGAGAGGGGAGGAGATGCAGAATTAATGAAATTTGATGTCTCTGACAGATTGGAAACAGAGAGAGCTCTAAGTGAATGGAAGAGCAGAAATAACGATGCCACTGTTGAAGTGCTTGTAAATAATGCCGGAATCAGAAAAGATAATTTATTAATATGGATGGAGGCCGGCGACTGGAGTGAGGTAATTGACACAAACCTGAACGGGTTTTACAATGTTACCAGACCTTTGGTTAAGGATATGATGGTGAAGAGATATGGCAGAATAATAAATGTTGTCTCTTTGTCCGGAATAAAGGGCTTGCCGGGACAGACCAACTACTCGGCCGCTAAAGGCGGGGTGATTGCTGCAACCAAGGCCCTGGCCCAGGAGGTTGCAAAAAGAGGAATCACAGTGAATGGAGTTGCTCCAGGGTTTATTAAAAGCGACATGACAGCAGATCTGGATGAGGGGGCTTTAAAAAAACAAATTCCTGCAGAGAGATTCGGCAAACCTGAAGAGGTTGCCTCTCTTGTGGGTTTTCTTGTATCAAAGGATGCCTCTTACATTACCGGAGAGATTATTTCCATTAATGGCGGGCTTTATACTTAA
- a CDS encoding aromatic amino acid ammonia-lyase — translation MINISEGLTFEKIARAVEENELVELGVEASERILRSFNFLGSFAEKKVIYGINTGFGPMAQYRVDDNHLRELQFNIIRSHSCGAGRPLDNKFVRAAMLARLANFSEGKSGITIQLAELLVDFLNNEIYPVVPEHGGVGASGDLVQMAHIGLALIGEGNVSYKGFVVPASKAMEDCGLKPLEIKIREGLAIANGTSVMSGIASVNLFMAEKLFRWSLLASVIMNEIAESYDDFVSEPLAESRPHPGQVYVASLMRDHFATSSRLRKREHSLYNGKNDERIFEHKVQGYYSLRCVPQVLGPVYDTLQYAISTVEREFNSVCDNPVVDPDTGSIYHGGNFHGDYVSLEMDKVKIAVTKLTMLAERQLNYLFHDRINGILPPFVNLGTLGLNYGLQAAQFTATSTTAESQSLCMPVYIHSIPNNNDNQDIVSMGTNAALMTAKVIENAFQVMSIQYMALLQAIDYLEIKDKISVESKKVYSEIREIFPLFVDDSPLCGDIERITDYLKNN, via the coding sequence GTAATATACGGTATTAACACCGGTTTTGGACCAATGGCTCAGTACAGAGTTGACGACAATCATCTGAGGGAGCTTCAGTTCAATATTATCAGATCTCATTCATGTGGAGCGGGCAGGCCTCTTGACAATAAGTTTGTAAGAGCTGCAATGCTTGCAAGACTCGCAAATTTCTCAGAGGGTAAATCAGGGATTACAATACAGCTTGCAGAGCTCCTTGTAGATTTTCTAAACAACGAAATTTATCCGGTTGTTCCTGAGCACGGAGGAGTTGGAGCGAGCGGAGACCTTGTTCAGATGGCTCACATAGGACTGGCACTAATTGGTGAAGGAAATGTCTCCTATAAGGGGTTTGTTGTTCCAGCCTCAAAAGCAATGGAGGATTGCGGATTAAAACCACTTGAAATAAAAATAAGAGAGGGACTTGCAATAGCAAACGGGACCAGTGTAATGTCAGGAATTGCATCTGTAAATCTTTTTATGGCAGAAAAATTATTCAGATGGTCTCTTCTTGCATCTGTTATTATGAATGAGATTGCTGAATCATATGATGATTTTGTATCTGAACCTCTTGCTGAGAGCAGGCCGCATCCGGGTCAGGTTTATGTTGCATCATTAATGAGAGATCATTTTGCAACATCATCAAGGCTTAGAAAACGGGAGCACTCTCTCTATAATGGAAAGAATGATGAGCGAATATTTGAGCATAAGGTTCAGGGATATTACTCTCTCAGATGTGTTCCTCAGGTACTGGGCCCCGTTTATGACACATTACAATACGCGATTTCAACAGTTGAGAGAGAGTTTAATAGTGTATGCGACAATCCTGTTGTGGATCCTGATACAGGAAGTATATATCATGGCGGGAATTTTCACGGAGACTATGTAAGTCTTGAGATGGATAAGGTAAAAATTGCTGTAACTAAGCTTACAATGTTGGCAGAGAGGCAACTGAACTATCTGTTCCACGACAGAATAAACGGAATTCTTCCACCTTTTGTCAATCTTGGAACTCTTGGTTTAAATTATGGTCTTCAGGCTGCTCAGTTTACAGCTACTTCAACCACAGCCGAATCGCAGTCTCTTTGCATGCCTGTGTATATTCACTCAATACCAAACAACAACGACAACCAGGACATAGTGAGTATGGGGACTAACGCAGCTCTTATGACTGCTAAGGTTATTGAAAATGCATTCCAAGTGATGTCAATTCAGTATATGGCGCTTTTGCAGGCGATTGACTATCTTGAAATTAAAGATAAGATCTCTGTTGAGAGCAAAAAAGTCTATTCAGAGATCAGGGAGATATTTCCGCTCTTTGTGGATGACTCTCCATTGTGCGGAGATATTGAAAGGATTACTGATTATTTAAAAAATAATTAA